GGTCAGAAAGTCGGCGGTAATGATATTTTCTGGAGAAAGGAAGTGGGCACGGGTGGCAGTGGTGGATCGAAGACAGCAGGTACTTCAGGCCGCAGCAAAATCCTTTTCATTATTCGGCTATAAGGCGACTACCATGGATCAGGTTGCAAAGATCGCAAATGTTGGAAAAGGAACCATTTACACCTTTTTTACAAACAAGGAGCAATTGTTTGATGAGATCCTGCGCGATATGATGGTAGAAATGAAGATGATTGCTGATCGCGAGATCAGGCGAGACAGACCTTTCTTTGATAACCTGCATCGTGTGCTGGATGCCCTGCTGGAATTTCGAAGTGAGCAGGAGTTATTCATCAAACTTTCCCAGGAGAGTCGCGAATTCGGAACGCCGCAGGCAGGAGAAGGGCTCGAGAAGATCGAGAACTTAGTTTTAGAATATTTAGAACGGGAGGTGCAACAAGCGCTCCAAAAGGGAGAAATCAAACCTTGCGATCCTAAAATCGTATCTGTAGTCATGTTCAGGTTATATATTGTATTGACTGCTGAACTGAATAAAACACATACTCCCTTGGACAAGGAACAGATTAAGATGTATTTTCATTTGTTTCTCGCCGAAGGATTGGCACAGTAAGCGTTGATTCAGGATAGGGATGGCGTTATCAGATTCGCTTTCCCTTAACAATTTTCAAGCTGTTTTAGGCATTGAAGAAGAGCCGAAAGGCGTTTTTTTTATCCCCTAAATTGACCAAATGGGGAAAACAGTCACTTAGTGTTACGCAATATTTCGTAAACAAAGCATTTTAAAGAGAGCATAAGCTCATAAGGAGAGAACCAGAATGAAATCATTATCCGTATTTACCAAGGATCTTGGCGCAGCCCTGAGAAATCCAAAGGTGCTGATTCCGATGATTGCCATCCTATTTATTCCGGTGATGTATAGCGGATTCTTCCTAAAGGCATTCTGGGATCCGTATGGCAAGATGAATGAATTACCGGTTGCTGTGGTCAACCAAGACGTCGGTGCTAATTATGAAGGAAAACAACTTCAGGCCGGAGATGATCTGGTTGAAGAGCTTAAGGTAACCGATGGCTTTCAATGGAACTTTGTTTCACTAGAAGAAGCGCAAGCAGGAATGAAGGACAATACCTATTATATGGCGATTATTGTTCCAGAAGACTTCTCTGCTAAAGCAACTACGCTTTTGGATGATGAACCACAGCCGGCAAAAATTATTTATGAGCCGAATGAAGGCTACAACTTCTTGGCCGGTCAAATCGGTGGAACGGCTGTAGCAGAAATTAAATCTAAAGTATCCGCTAAGGTAACAGAGGCTTATGTAGATTCTGTGTTCAATCAGATCACTGATGTATCTAAAGGACTCGGTGAAGCGGGAGATGGAGCTAACAAGATCGCCGACGGTGCAGGCAAGCTGGATGACGGCGCATTGAAGCTGAAAGAAAATCTTCTTGTACTGACTGAAGGAACCGGCAAGCTTCAAAATGGTTTAGAACCACTTACTAAAGGTGTATCTGACTTGAATGCAGGTGCTACGGCTCTGCAAACTGGATCTAGTACATTGGCAGGCGGTTTGCA
This Paenibacillus sp. FSL R5-0345 DNA region includes the following protein-coding sequences:
- a CDS encoding TetR/AcrR family transcriptional regulator; its protein translation is MAVVDRRQQVLQAAAKSFSLFGYKATTMDQVAKIANVGKGTIYTFFTNKEQLFDEILRDMMVEMKMIADREIRRDRPFFDNLHRVLDALLEFRSEQELFIKLSQESREFGTPQAGEGLEKIENLVLEYLEREVQQALQKGEIKPCDPKIVSVVMFRLYIVLTAELNKTHTPLDKEQIKMYFHLFLAEGLAQ